The [Clostridium] celerecrescens 18A genomic sequence AGACAACCACTACGGCCCTCATCGGGGAAATCATGAAAGCATATTATGACCATGTGTTTGTAGTGGGCAATATCGGGGTCCCGTATACTGAGGAAGCATTAAAGACGACTGAGGATTCGGTAACGGTAGCAGAGGTCAGCAGCTTTCAGCTTGAGACGATCACCGGCTTCCGTCCGGATGTGAGTGCGATTCTGAACATAACGCCAGACCACCTGGACCGTCATAAAACCATGAAATGCTACATAGAAGTAAAGGAACGAATCACATCAAATCAGAGACCTCAGGATTTTTGTATCTTAAACTATGACGATCCTGTTTTGCGTGAATTTGGAACCGCCATCAAGCCCAAGGCTGTTTATTTTAGCAGCCGCCAGTTTTTGGAAGAAGGCTACTGCATGGATGGGTACAGGATTATCCGAAACCACAATGGGGAGAGGACTGAGATCGCAGACATTCGCGAGGTACAGCTCTTAGGCCGCCATAACCATGAGAACATCATGGCCGCAGCCGCTGTATCCGCTGAAATGGGAGTGCCCATGGAGATCATAAGCAAGGTGATCAGGGAGTTCAAGGCGGTAGAGCATCGGATTGAATTTGTTGCGGAAAAGGCCGGAGTGAAATATTACAATGATTCCAAAGGAACCAATCCGGACGCTGCAATCCAGGCAATAAAAGCCATGCCAGGGCCTACGCTGCTCATTGCAGGAGGCTACGATAAGAACTCCCAGTACGACGAGTGGATTGAATCCTTTGACGGTAAGGTAAAATACATGGTGCTTCTGGGGCAGACCAGGGAAAAGATCGCCGAGTGTGCGGCCAGACATGGTTTTACGAATGTAATGTATGCGGAAGATATGCAGGAAGCAGTAAAGGTATGTGCTTCTTATGCCAACAGAGGAGATCATGTGCTCTTATCTCCGGCCTGCGCCAGCTGGGGGATGTTTAAGTGCTATGAAGAACGCGGCGAAATCTTTAAGGAAAGCGTCAGAAATTTATAAAAGCAATGAACCATGCAGAAACATGCATAAAATATATGCGTGGGAGCTTGCTCACTAAGCATATATTTTATGCATGTTTCTATAGGGCGAATGCCCGTTATGAATCATTTGGCGGTGCCCTTCCGCCAAATGATGAATGCATGGTGGATTATATATAAATAAAAATGAATCAACAGTTTGGCGAGGAGGAATGATATGGCAGAAAAAGGGCCAGTGAAGAAAAAAAACAAACCGCGCCGTTTTTATGATTACAGTCTTTTGTTTACTGTAATATTTCTGTCTGTTTTTGGTTTGGTCATGATTTACAGCGCCAGTTCTTATGCAGCCCAGCTAAAATTCAATGACGCCGCTTATTTCATGATGAGGCAGGCCAAGATAGCCCTGGCAGGCTTTGTTATCATGATTGTGATATCCAAACTGGATTACCACTGGTACGCGAAATTCGCTGTGTTTGCTTACGCTCTTTCTTATGTTTTGATGATTACCGTATCCTTAGTTGGGCGTAAAGTAAACGGTAAGAGAAGGTGGCTGGGAGTGGGAAGCCTTTCCTTTCAGCCTACGGAATTTGTAAAAATTGCTCTGATTGTCATGCTTGCTGTTCTGATTGTTCAGATGGGAAGGAATATTAACACGAGAAATGGCGTGCTTCTGGTTATTGTGACGACACTCCCTATAGCGGGAATCGTAGCGGCAAATAACTTAAGCTCCGGAATCATCATCATTGGGATCGCTTTTGTCATGCTGTTTGTGGCATGTAAAAAGAAATGGCCGTTTTTTGTCTGTGGTCTTGCAGGCGTAGGCGCGCTGGCCTTTGCCGGGCCAATGGCTGCTGTTCTGGAAAAGCTTAATATTCTTCATGATTACCAGCTGGGCCGTATCCTGGTATGGCTGGAGCCGGAGGCTTACCCCTCCACCGGAGGTTATCAGGTGCTTCAGGGGCTTTATGCCATAGGTTCCGGCGGACTGGTAGGCAGAGGACTGGGAGAGAGCATACAGAAGATGGGGTTTGTACCGGAAGCACAAAACGATATGATTTTTTCCATCATCTGTGAAGAACTTGGGCTTTTTGGAGCGGTTTCTGTAATTTTGAT encodes the following:
- a CDS encoding FtsW/RodA/SpoVE family cell cycle protein gives rise to the protein MAEKGPVKKKNKPRRFYDYSLLFTVIFLSVFGLVMIYSASSYAAQLKFNDAAYFMMRQAKIALAGFVIMIVISKLDYHWYAKFAVFAYALSYVLMITVSLVGRKVNGKRRWLGVGSLSFQPTEFVKIALIVMLAVLIVQMGRNINTRNGVLLVIVTTLPIAGIVAANNLSSGIIIIGIAFVMLFVACKKKWPFFVCGLAGVGALAFAGPMAAVLEKLNILHDYQLGRILVWLEPEAYPSTGGYQVLQGLYAIGSGGLVGRGLGESIQKMGFVPEAQNDMIFSIICEELGLFGAVSVILIFLFMIYRFMLIADNAPDLFGALLVVGVMGHIAIQVILNIAVVTNTIPNTGITLPFISYGGTSVLFLMMEMGMVLSVSNQIKLEK
- the murD gene encoding UDP-N-acetylmuramoyl-L-alanine--D-glutamate ligase produces the protein MNQKILVAGSGKSGIAAVGLILKTGDEVILYDSNAALHKEELLHQFEEEGRVSVLLGELKKEDLTGVSLCVISPGISLEAPFVTVLKEADIPVWSEIQLAYHHARGKLAAITGTNGKTTTTALIGEIMKAYYDHVFVVGNIGVPYTEEALKTTEDSVTVAEVSSFQLETITGFRPDVSAILNITPDHLDRHKTMKCYIEVKERITSNQRPQDFCILNYDDPVLREFGTAIKPKAVYFSSRQFLEEGYCMDGYRIIRNHNGERTEIADIREVQLLGRHNHENIMAAAAVSAEMGVPMEIISKVIREFKAVEHRIEFVAEKAGVKYYNDSKGTNPDAAIQAIKAMPGPTLLIAGGYDKNSQYDEWIESFDGKVKYMVLLGQTREKIAECAARHGFTNVMYAEDMQEAVKVCASYANRGDHVLLSPACASWGMFKCYEERGEIFKESVRNL